Proteins from one Terriglobia bacterium genomic window:
- the groES gene encoding co-chaperone GroES: MKARPLHDRVVLQRIEEKETVKGGIIIPDTAKEKPMEGQVISVGPGKIMEDGKRSPMDVKAGDRVLFGKYAGTEIKIDDQEYVIMREEEILAVLLKGK; the protein is encoded by the coding sequence ATGAAAGCAAGACCTTTGCACGATCGGGTAGTTCTGCAGCGGATCGAGGAGAAAGAAACGGTCAAGGGCGGCATCATCATTCCGGACACGGCGAAAGAGAAACCCATGGAAGGACAGGTAATCTCCGTAGGACCGGGGAAAATAATGGAGGACGGCAAACGGTCACCCATGGATGTAAAGGCAGGAGACCGGGTACTGTTTGGGAAATACGCCGGGACGGAGATCAAGATTGATGACCAGGAGTACGTCATCATGCGTGAGGAGGAGATCCTGGCGGTGCTGCTGAAAGGGAAGTAA
- a CDS encoding PAS domain-containing protein, with the protein MNQLEAEVKALRTELKMNAEDFDTASEELKSANEEIMSMNEELQSANEELEASKEELQSLNEELTTINGQLAEKLADLTTANNDLANLLSATEIATVFLDGKLRIKRFTPRATTLLNLIPADVGRPFGHISPNFSGEELVADAEKVLGTLAAVEKEVQARDGGWYTVRVFPYRTEDNRIDGIVITFSDVTRLKQAQGKLQYQKAYAEGIVETVRDPLIVLDSRLRVMSANTAFYQRFQIKPEDAVGNCIYDLADGQWNTERLRLLLGEIIPEKATFQDFRVEHESQEVGRLTMLLSGRRILPIGGMPERVLLTMVDITGLERDREELRALNADLEQRVAERTALAERRADQLRELAFQLTQTEQRDRKRLAHVLHDDLQQLLVGATFQLEDVRSCTQGGKSRESLDKIKDLLDLSIETSRALTVELSPPILFEAGLSAAPPWLARQIKNKQGLNVQTDINARAEPDEGGMSVLLFSAVRELLLNVIKHARVKSARVQLDRIDDEHIRIVVTDEGVGFDPAKLRDAENGEAGLGLFGICERLEHVGGRLDIDAAPGRGTRMIMIAPLRAERKALATTAAARPMEAGVPGTRATSDAADGRVDASGRKIRVLLVDDHTIVRQGLMGLLKQEADLEVVAEAGDGQQAIELARRHRPGGGGHGSQHAGHERHRGHPENHGGTARHAGHRPVHVRGSRSSRSDARGRGQGLFEQARAYARLDRRHPRRRGIQQILSGQPQNSLGAA; encoded by the coding sequence GTGAACCAACTCGAGGCCGAGGTGAAGGCCCTGAGAACCGAGCTCAAGATGAACGCCGAGGACTTCGATACCGCAAGCGAAGAGCTCAAGTCGGCCAATGAAGAAATCATGTCCATGAACGAGGAACTCCAGTCGGCCAACGAAGAGCTGGAGGCATCCAAGGAGGAACTGCAGTCGCTCAACGAGGAGTTAACCACGATCAACGGCCAATTGGCGGAAAAGCTGGCGGATCTCACCACGGCCAACAACGACCTGGCCAACCTGCTGAGCGCCACGGAAATCGCCACGGTTTTCCTGGACGGCAAGTTGAGGATCAAGCGATTCACCCCGCGGGCGACGACGCTGCTGAACCTGATCCCGGCTGACGTCGGACGGCCATTCGGTCATATTTCACCAAATTTCTCCGGCGAAGAGCTCGTCGCCGACGCGGAGAAGGTGCTTGGGACCCTTGCCGCAGTGGAAAAGGAAGTTCAAGCGCGCGACGGCGGTTGGTACACGGTTCGAGTCTTTCCCTATCGCACGGAGGACAACCGCATCGATGGAATCGTCATTACGTTCTCGGATGTGACGCGTCTGAAGCAGGCGCAAGGCAAGCTGCAGTATCAGAAGGCCTACGCCGAAGGCATCGTCGAGACGGTCCGGGATCCACTGATCGTGCTGGACAGCCGGCTGCGCGTCATGTCGGCCAATACGGCGTTCTACCAGAGGTTCCAGATCAAGCCGGAGGATGCCGTAGGGAACTGCATTTATGATTTGGCCGACGGGCAATGGAACACGGAGCGCCTGCGGCTCCTGCTGGGGGAAATCATCCCGGAAAAGGCTACGTTCCAGGATTTCAGGGTGGAGCACGAGTCCCAGGAGGTTGGCCGATTGACGATGCTTTTGAGCGGCCGCCGCATCCTGCCAATCGGCGGGATGCCGGAGCGCGTTCTCCTGACCATGGTGGATATTACCGGCCTGGAAAGGGACCGCGAGGAACTTCGCGCTCTGAACGCGGATCTGGAGCAACGGGTCGCGGAACGCACCGCCCTGGCGGAGCGCCGGGCCGACCAACTCCGGGAATTGGCATTCCAGTTGACCCAGACGGAGCAACGGGACCGGAAGCGCCTGGCCCACGTGCTGCACGACGACCTGCAACAGCTTTTGGTTGGCGCGACGTTCCAGCTCGAAGACGTGCGTTCGTGCACACAGGGGGGAAAGTCACGGGAGTCGCTCGACAAGATCAAGGACCTCCTCGATCTGTCGATTGAGACCTCCAGGGCCTTGACGGTGGAGTTGAGCCCACCCATTCTCTTTGAGGCGGGGCTGAGCGCCGCGCCGCCCTGGCTGGCCCGCCAGATAAAGAACAAGCAGGGGCTCAATGTGCAGACCGATATTAATGCCAGAGCAGAGCCGGACGAAGGGGGTATGTCTGTGCTGCTGTTCTCCGCCGTGCGCGAGTTGCTCCTTAATGTTATCAAGCATGCCAGGGTGAAGTCGGCTCGCGTACAGCTCGACCGCATCGACGACGAGCATATCCGGATTGTGGTCACTGATGAAGGGGTCGGTTTTGACCCGGCGAAGCTGCGTGACGCCGAAAACGGGGAAGCCGGCCTGGGATTGTTCGGCATCTGTGAGCGCCTCGAACACGTCGGCGGCCGATTGGACATCGATGCTGCCCCCGGCCGCGGCACACGCATGATCATGATTGCGCCTTTGCGCGCGGAGCGGAAGGCGCTGGCAACGACCGCCGCTGCCCGCCCAATGGAGGCCGGCGTTCCCGGCACTCGGGCAACATCAGATGCCGCCGACGGAAGAGTGGACGCCTCCGGCAGAAAAATCCGCGTGCTCCTGGTCGACGATCACACCATCGTCCGCCAGGGACTGATGGGATTGCTGAAGCAGGAAGCCGACCTGGAGGTAGTCGCCGAGGCCGGTGACGGGCAACAGGCGATCGAGCTGGCCCGTCGCCACCGTCCCGGAGGTGGTGGTCATGGATCTCAGCATGCCGGTCATGAACGGCATCGAGGCCACCCGGAAAATCATGGCGGAACTGCCCGGCACGCAGGTCATCGGCCTGTCCATGTACGAGGAAGCCGATCAAGCAGAAGCGATGCTCGAGGCCGGGGCCAAGGCTTATTTGAGCAAGCGCGGGCCTACGCAAGACTTGATCGCCGCCATCCGCGCCGCCGCGGCATCCAACAAATCCTGAGCGGTCAGCCCCAAAATAGCCTGGGGGCTGCGTGA
- a CDS encoding Crp/Fnr family transcriptional regulator translates to MADNKSQPVDWETILSGISQGKTVKEYSANRNIFRQGDPADSVFFLRRGAVKLAVTSKQGKEAIVAILNAGEFFGEGCLAGQPLRMAAASATTDCTIIRIERQKLASLLHDQHAISEVFVSHLLFRNIRYEADLVDQLFNSSERRLARILLLLSHFGKESRSEPVVPRVSQDDLAQMVGTTRSRVSHFMNKFRQHGFIDYADSGGLTVNNSLLSVVLHD, encoded by the coding sequence ATGGCAGATAACAAAAGTCAGCCTGTCGATTGGGAGACCATCCTCTCTGGAATCTCCCAAGGGAAAACCGTTAAAGAATACAGCGCAAACCGCAACATCTTCCGGCAAGGAGACCCCGCCGATTCCGTGTTTTTCCTCCGACGAGGCGCGGTGAAGCTCGCAGTCACCTCCAAACAGGGCAAGGAAGCGATTGTTGCCATTCTGAACGCCGGTGAGTTTTTTGGCGAGGGATGCCTTGCAGGTCAGCCGTTGCGCATGGCGGCAGCCAGCGCGACGACAGATTGCACGATTATCCGGATCGAGAGGCAGAAGCTGGCGAGCCTGCTCCACGATCAGCATGCCATCTCGGAAGTTTTCGTCTCCCATCTGCTTTTCCGCAACATCCGATATGAAGCGGATCTTGTCGATCAGCTTTTCAACTCGAGTGAAAGGCGTCTGGCTCGGATTCTCCTGCTGCTTTCTCATTTCGGCAAGGAAAGCCGATCCGAACCTGTGGTTCCCAGAGTCAGTCAGGATGATCTGGCACAAATGGTAGGCACTACCCGGTCGCGAGTCAGTCATTTCATGAATAAGTTCAGGCAGCATGGCTTTATCGATTACGCCGACAGCGGCGGGTTGACGGTCAACAACAGCCTCCTGAGCGTAGTCCTGCACGACTAG
- a CDS encoding Crp/Fnr family transcriptional regulator, producing the protein MALKKNQSVDWEALFTGIFRGKTVLECGMGHNIFQQGQPADALFYIRQGKVKISVISQQGKEAIVAILDGGEFFGEGCLAGQPLRMATAVALSDCTLDKIEKLLMGRMLHEKHDVAELFVKHLLSRNIRYEADLVDQLFNSSEKRLARILLLLAHFGKESRTEIVLPKVDQESLAQMVGTTRARVSHFMNKFRKLGFIDYDTTGLAVHSGLLSVVLHD; encoded by the coding sequence ATGGCTCTTAAGAAAAACCAGTCGGTCGATTGGGAAGCCCTTTTCACCGGTATCTTCCGTGGGAAGACCGTTCTGGAATGCGGAATGGGCCACAACATTTTTCAGCAAGGGCAACCTGCGGATGCCTTGTTCTACATCCGGCAAGGCAAGGTAAAGATCTCGGTCATATCCCAACAGGGCAAGGAGGCGATCGTCGCCATTCTTGACGGCGGTGAGTTCTTCGGCGAGGGCTGCCTTGCCGGCCAACCGTTGCGTATGGCAACGGCTGTCGCATTGTCGGATTGCACGCTGGACAAGATCGAGAAATTGCTAATGGGGCGAATGCTTCACGAAAAGCACGACGTCGCGGAACTATTCGTCAAGCATCTGCTTTCCCGCAACATCCGATACGAGGCGGATCTCGTCGACCAGCTATTCAACTCAAGCGAAAAGCGTCTGGCTCGGATTCTCCTGCTGCTGGCTCATTTTGGCAAGGAAAGCCGAACCGAAATCGTGCTGCCCAAGGTAGATCAGGAATCGCTGGCGCAAATGGTGGGCACAACCCGGGCGCGGGTCAGTCATTTCATGAACAAGTTCCGGAAGCTCGGCTTTATTGACTATGATACCACTGGATTGGCAGTCCATAGCGGCCTCCTCAGCGTAGTCCTGCACGACTAG
- a CDS encoding DUF2191 domain-containing protein: MRTTLTIDDRLAHALRKKAYQSGKSFKEVVNCALQAGIQAEHALPKSRPYKIKPASLGGVLPGINIDKALRLADEIETMEIAGKLRLRK; this comes from the coding sequence ATGCGAACCACACTGACCATCGATGACCGGCTGGCGCATGCGCTTCGTAAAAAGGCATACCAGTCCGGCAAATCATTCAAAGAGGTTGTCAACTGCGCCTTGCAAGCCGGGATTCAAGCGGAGCACGCTTTGCCGAAAAGCCGACCCTACAAGATCAAGCCCGCGTCCCTGGGCGGAGTGCTCCCGGGTATCAACATCGACAAGGCGTTGCGGCTGGCCGATGAAATCGAAACCATGGAAATTGCCGGCAAGCTTCGGCTTAGAAAATGA
- a CDS encoding site-2 protease family protein: MGIPIGLDYSWFLIFALLTWMLAGSYYPSEFKNWPPLLYWFMGAVTAIMLFVSVLLHELGHSVVALRYRIPVRRITLFIFGGVAQIGSEPPSAIAEFWIAIAGPVVSLALAVLFSVLKPVAAGIEPLLGLAKYLAYINFALVLFNLIPGYPLDGGRVFRAIVWAVTKNMRRATLIAANVGRFFGFLFIFLGVWQMFTGNLGGGLWIAFIGWFLDNAAATQAQQVMFQGLLAGHKVSQAMSSRCAAVPADLTLQQLVDEHILGGGQRCFLVNRGADTIGLMTLHRIKEVPRGEWATTSAGQVMLPLDRLMRISPDRELWAALQQMDRDGVNQLPVMTDSQVVGMLSREDVITFLRTLQELGG, translated from the coding sequence ATGGGAATCCCGATTGGCTTGGATTATTCCTGGTTCCTGATCTTTGCGCTGCTCACCTGGATGCTGGCCGGCAGTTACTATCCCTCCGAGTTCAAGAACTGGCCGCCGCTGCTGTACTGGTTCATGGGCGCAGTGACGGCCATCATGCTGTTTGTGAGCGTGCTGCTTCATGAACTCGGGCATTCCGTGGTGGCGCTCCGGTATAGGATTCCCGTGCGCCGAATCACGCTTTTTATCTTCGGCGGGGTCGCTCAGATCGGGTCGGAGCCACCCAGCGCCATCGCTGAGTTCTGGATTGCCATCGCCGGGCCGGTCGTCAGTCTTGCCCTCGCGGTGCTGTTTTCCGTGCTGAAACCTGTGGCAGCCGGCATCGAGCCATTGTTGGGTCTGGCGAAATACCTGGCCTACATCAACTTTGCATTGGTGCTCTTCAATCTGATTCCCGGTTATCCGCTTGACGGTGGTCGCGTGTTCCGCGCCATCGTGTGGGCCGTTACGAAAAACATGCGTCGCGCGACGCTTATCGCAGCCAATGTGGGCCGGTTCTTCGGTTTCCTGTTCATCTTTCTCGGCGTCTGGCAGATGTTCACCGGCAACCTCGGTGGAGGGCTGTGGATTGCCTTCATCGGCTGGTTTCTCGACAACGCCGCTGCCACGCAGGCGCAGCAAGTGATGTTTCAGGGATTGCTGGCCGGCCATAAGGTATCGCAGGCCATGAGCAGTCGCTGTGCCGCAGTTCCCGCGGACCTGACGCTGCAACAGTTGGTGGACGAACACATCCTCGGCGGCGGGCAGCGCTGCTTCCTTGTCAATCGCGGCGCAGACACCATTGGCCTGATGACGCTGCACCGGATAAAGGAAGTGCCGCGAGGCGAGTGGGCGACGACGAGCGCCGGCCAAGTCATGCTGCCGCTGGACAGGTTGATGCGCATCAGCCCGGACAGGGAATTGTGGGCCGCCCTCCAGCAGATGGATCGCGACGGGGTGAACCAGCTTCCCGTGATGACCGACAGCCAGGTGGTCGGCATGCTAAGCCGCGAAGACGTCATCACCTTCCTGCGCACCTTGCAGGAACTGGGGGGCTAG
- a CDS encoding nucleotidyltransferase domain-containing protein produces the protein MYVFGSVAEGCAHPLSDLDFGIVFRDLRKVSADSFVAYNQLYDLLTDAFPDTIMDIVFLQLAGLEICSDAIRHGRLLFASSEDARYEFEERVMILYADFKPHLDNFNEAVLQRI, from the coding sequence GTGTACGTCTTTGGCTCCGTGGCCGAGGGCTGCGCGCACCCGCTGAGCGACCTCGATTTCGGGATCGTATTCCGAGACCTGCGGAAAGTCAGTGCTGATTCGTTCGTGGCCTACAACCAACTGTACGACCTCCTGACCGATGCCTTCCCGGACACGATCATGGATATCGTCTTCCTGCAACTGGCCGGCCTGGAAATCTGTTCGGACGCCATCAGGCATGGCCGGCTCCTCTTTGCCTCTTCTGAGGACGCCCGATACGAATTCGAAGAGCGAGTCATGATCCTGTACGCGGATTTCAAACCGCATCTCGATAATTTCAACGAGGCGGTGCTGCAAAGGATCTGA
- a CDS encoding PAS domain-containing protein, producing MERPVTPNEAPVETEPAEGADSSICPEASFPIVGLGASAGGLAAIEAFFAAMPTDKEIGMAFVVVQHLDPNHKSILMDLVKRYTKMQVYKVEDGMEVQPNCTYVIPPNRDMAFINGKLHLLEPSAPRGLRLPIDYFFRSLAQDQHERAICIVLSGTGTDGTLGLKAIKGEGGMAMVQAPESAAYDGMPRSAIATGLVDFVLPPDGMPKQLIVYVQHAFGYRPKPMILPTPNDDDILQKVFILLRAQTGHDFSLYKRNTIHRRIERRLALAQIDRLEDYVRYLRQTPLEVETLFRELLIGVTNFFRDPPAFESLQEHVIRRLFAGIPGGSVRIWVPGCSSGEEAYSLAILIREYLDELKQSFQVQVFATDIDAEAIEKARAGVYPNSIAADVSPKRLARFFAQDQGGNSYHISKSIRDLVVFAEQDALKDPPFSRLDLISCRNLLIYLGGEAQKKILRLFHYALNQDGYLFLGNSETIGEFMDLFGGVDKKWKIYQRKGVVTPRAALAPYTPPLAAEDAVRRARSAGAPSHPGGARDLAEQVLLEEYVPASVLINAEFDVLYIHGHTGKYLEPAAGDASLNLLHMARQGLRMELTAAARKALTLQAPVRYDGLQVKSNGDTSVVNLIVQPVVKPEAARGLLMVIFEDVTPDRPAVAGAAAPISDQEQRVLTLERELRTKGECLRTTIEELETTNEELKSTNEELQSSNEELQSTNEELETSKEELQSVNEELVTVNTELQQRIEELSRANDDMNNLMAGTNIGTLFLDHQLRIRRFTPATTRIINLIQTDIGRPVSDIVSRLKGYDRLVPDARKVLDTLTPMEAEVRTQEGQWYQMRIQPYRTLDNVIEGAVLTFVEITEQKELQTALRESQEKLSALFQILPVGVSVLDAKGKIVYVNPALETMLDVTRAGLLGGDATRHRFLRPDGTPMPAEEFAGARAEREQRPVPHVETGVVKEDGSVVWTDVSAVPLALPGWRVVIVTFDLSARRRAEETLQKSGHAQ from the coding sequence ATGGAGCGACCGGTCACGCCGAATGAGGCGCCGGTAGAAACGGAACCTGCCGAGGGGGCAGATTCGAGCATCTGCCCGGAGGCGAGCTTTCCCATCGTCGGCCTAGGCGCGTCTGCCGGTGGACTGGCCGCTATCGAAGCGTTCTTTGCTGCGATGCCCACGGACAAGGAAATCGGGATGGCATTCGTCGTGGTGCAACATCTCGATCCCAACCACAAGAGCATCCTGATGGACCTGGTCAAGCGGTATACCAAGATGCAAGTCTACAAGGTTGAGGACGGGATGGAGGTGCAGCCCAACTGCACTTACGTCATTCCGCCCAACCGGGACATGGCTTTCATCAACGGTAAGCTGCATTTGCTGGAGCCGAGTGCGCCGCGCGGCTTGCGCCTGCCGATTGATTATTTCTTTCGCTCGTTGGCCCAAGACCAGCATGAGCGGGCGATCTGCATCGTGCTCTCCGGCACCGGCACCGACGGCACGCTGGGGCTCAAAGCGATCAAGGGCGAAGGGGGCATGGCGATGGTCCAGGCCCCAGAGTCGGCGGCCTACGATGGGATGCCCCGCAGCGCCATTGCCACCGGCCTGGTGGACTTTGTCCTGCCTCCGGACGGTATGCCGAAGCAACTGATCGTCTACGTGCAGCACGCCTTTGGCTACCGGCCGAAACCCATGATCCTTCCCACCCCCAACGACGACGACATCCTGCAGAAGGTGTTCATTCTGCTGCGCGCCCAGACCGGACACGACTTTTCGCTGTACAAGCGGAACACCATCCACCGCCGCATCGAGCGGCGCCTGGCCCTCGCCCAGATTGACCGCCTCGAAGACTACGTCCGTTATCTGCGACAAACTCCGCTGGAAGTGGAAACGCTCTTTCGCGAACTGCTGATCGGCGTCACCAATTTTTTCCGGGACCCGCCAGCCTTCGAGTCGCTCCAGGAACACGTCATCCGCCGCCTCTTTGCCGGGATACCGGGCGGGAGTGTGCGCATCTGGGTACCCGGCTGTTCCTCCGGCGAAGAAGCGTACTCTCTCGCTATCCTGATCCGGGAATATCTGGACGAGCTGAAACAAAGTTTCCAGGTGCAGGTCTTTGCGACCGACATCGACGCCGAGGCCATTGAAAAAGCCCGCGCCGGCGTGTACCCCAACAGCATTGCCGCCGACGTCTCGCCTAAACGGCTGGCCAGGTTCTTTGCCCAGGATCAGGGCGGTAATTCCTATCACATCAGCAAGAGCATCCGCGATCTGGTGGTCTTTGCCGAGCAAGACGCGCTCAAGGACCCCCCCTTTTCCAGACTCGATCTGATCAGTTGCCGCAACCTCCTGATCTATCTTGGAGGCGAGGCGCAGAAAAAGATCCTGCGCCTGTTCCACTATGCGTTGAATCAGGACGGATATCTCTTCCTGGGCAACTCGGAGACCATCGGCGAGTTTATGGATTTGTTTGGCGGCGTGGACAAAAAGTGGAAGATTTATCAACGCAAAGGTGTGGTAACGCCTCGTGCCGCCCTTGCCCCCTATACGCCGCCTCTAGCGGCGGAGGACGCCGTCAGACGGGCACGTTCTGCGGGCGCGCCGTCGCATCCCGGCGGCGCTCGTGATCTGGCGGAACAGGTTTTGCTGGAAGAGTATGTCCCGGCGAGCGTGCTCATCAACGCCGAGTTCGACGTGCTTTACATCCACGGCCACACCGGCAAATACCTGGAGCCGGCCGCGGGGGATGCCAGTTTGAATCTGCTGCACATGGCGCGCCAGGGGCTGCGGATGGAATTGACTGCGGCGGCGCGCAAGGCCCTCACCCTGCAGGCGCCCGTCCGCTACGACGGCTTGCAGGTAAAGTCCAACGGAGACACCTCGGTTGTGAATCTCATCGTCCAGCCCGTGGTGAAGCCGGAGGCGGCGCGGGGCCTGCTCATGGTCATCTTCGAGGACGTGACCCCCGATCGCCCGGCGGTGGCAGGGGCAGCCGCGCCCATCAGCGACCAGGAGCAGCGCGTCCTCACGCTGGAGCGGGAACTGCGCACCAAGGGCGAGTGCCTGCGCACCACCATCGAGGAACTCGAAACCACCAACGAAGAACTCAAATCCACCAACGAAGAATTGCAGTCTTCGAACGAAGAACTGCAATCCACGAACGAAGAGTTGGAGACTTCAAAAGAAGAACTGCAATCGGTCAACGAGGAACTCGTGACGGTCAACACGGAACTGCAACAAAGGATCGAAGAGCTCTCGCGGGCGAACGACGATATGAACAACCTGATGGCCGGCACGAACATCGGCACCCTCTTTCTGGACCACCAACTGCGGATTCGACGATTTACGCCGGCGACCACGCGCATCATAAACCTAATCCAGACTGATATCGGGAGGCCAGTGAGCGACATCGTCTCCCGGCTCAAGGGCTATGACCGGCTGGTGCCGGACGCGCGGAAGGTGCTGGACACGCTGACCCCCATGGAAGCTGAAGTGCGCACCCAGGAGGGACAGTGGTACCAGATGCGCATCCAGCCTTATCGCACGCTGGATAACGTCATCGAGGGCGCGGTGCTGACTTTTGTCGAGATCACGGAACAGAAAGAGCTGCAGACGGCGCTGCGCGAGAGCCAGGAGAAGCTCAGTGCCCTGTTCCAGATATTGCCGGTGGGAGTCTCAGTGCTCGACGCCAAAGGCAAGATCGTCTATGTCAATCCCGCGTTGGAAACGATGTTGGATGTGACCCGCGCCGGTCTGCTCGGGGGCGATGCCACGCGGCATAGGTTTCTAAGGCCGGATGGCACGCCGATGCCGGCGGAAGAGTTTGCCGGCGCGCGGGCGGAGCGGGAGCAGCGGCCGGTGCCTCACGTCGAAACAGGCGTCGTAAAGGAAGATGGCAGCGTCGTCTGGACGGATGTGAGCGCCGTGCCCCTGGCGCTGCCGGGTTGGAGGGTAGTCATCGTAACTTTCGATCTCTCCGCGCGCCGGCGCGCGGAAGAAACGCTTCAGAAATCAGGTCACGCACAATGA
- a CDS encoding STAS domain-containing protein, whose translation MNIHTRTVGDVHILDISGKIILGQGTMVVRSTIKDLLHNGVKKIVLNLAEVNYIDSSGVGELVSSFTTVAKEGGQLKLLNLTAKVREILAITRLLTIFQVYDNEQAAVGIH comes from the coding sequence ATGAACATTCACACACGCACGGTCGGAGACGTTCACATTCTGGATATCAGCGGCAAGATCATCCTTGGCCAGGGAACCATGGTCGTTCGAAGCACGATCAAAGATCTGCTGCACAACGGAGTGAAGAAGATCGTCCTCAACTTGGCCGAAGTAAACTACATTGACAGCTCGGGCGTTGGTGAGCTGGTGAGCTCCTTCACCACAGTTGCTAAGGAGGGAGGGCAGCTGAAACTCCTGAATTTGACCGCCAAGGTCCGGGAGATTCTGGCAATCACCAGGCTCTTGACGATATTTCAGGTGTACGATAACGAGCAGGCAGCTGTCGGCATACATTAA
- a CDS encoding PIN domain-containing protein has product MILIDANLLIYAIDSASPHHDAARRWLEKVLSSSDHVGLTWGVVLAFLRIVTHPAVVRHPLSPEAALEYLDSWLAQPYVQTVVPGEKHWLILRNLLRSSGTAGNLTSDAHLAALALELDCEIYSSDHDFKRFHGVKHVNPLEKQPSRTHPVGSRNSA; this is encoded by the coding sequence ATGATTCTGATCGACGCCAACCTGTTGATTTATGCGATCGATTCGGCATCGCCCCATCATGATGCCGCGCGGCGATGGCTCGAGAAGGTCCTGTCGAGCAGTGATCACGTCGGCCTGACATGGGGTGTGGTCCTGGCATTCCTTCGAATCGTAACCCACCCGGCTGTCGTGAGACATCCCCTCTCTCCCGAGGCTGCCCTCGAGTACCTCGACTCGTGGCTGGCACAGCCCTACGTCCAAACCGTCGTGCCCGGCGAAAAACACTGGCTCATTTTGCGCAATCTGCTCCGCTCCTCCGGCACGGCCGGAAATCTGACCTCCGATGCACATCTTGCCGCCCTTGCCCTCGAACTCGATTGCGAAATATATTCCAGTGATCATGATTTCAAGCGCTTCCACGGCGTCAAACATGTAAATCCCCTCGAAAAGCAGCCCTCCAGAACTCATCCTGTAGGGTCAAGAAACTCAGCCTAA
- a CDS encoding PAS domain S-box protein, with protein sequence MAENCASRNNTADLRKRAEERLQKQSADLGVLAPENRWLLLHELQVHQIELEMQNEELRRTQVELEASRARYFDLYDLAPVGYLTLSEQGLILEANLTAANLLGMERSRMVKQPITHFIVREDEDVYYLHRKQLFETGARQVCEVRIQRKDGSQFWTRLEATMVQGGESEAPACRVAMSDINERKRLEQERQVMEAHLRLKQKLEAIGTLACGVAHEINNPLTGIMGFAQLISARIDKSSPLGEYASEIMRQTERVATIVRALLTFAQHEAQSHSPADIREIIGATLSLIHTVMPRDQITLELDVPENMPRIKCRSQQIQQVLMNLLTNARDALDEKYPACDPDKIIRVTTQVFQKDGKAWIRTTVEDHGTGISREVQEKMFDPFFTTKPPGKGSGLGLAISHGIVEEHGGELHCESEPGQWTRFHLDLPVDNE encoded by the coding sequence ATGGCTGAGAATTGCGCGAGTCGAAACAATACTGCCGACCTGCGCAAGCGGGCGGAGGAACGGTTGCAGAAACAATCCGCCGACCTGGGCGTCCTCGCGCCGGAGAACAGATGGCTCCTGCTCCACGAATTGCAAGTGCACCAGATCGAACTGGAGATGCAGAACGAGGAACTGCGCCGGACGCAGGTGGAACTGGAAGCGTCGCGCGCGAGGTATTTCGACCTGTACGATCTGGCCCCTGTCGGCTACTTGACCCTCAGCGAGCAGGGGCTGATCCTGGAGGCGAATCTCACCGCCGCCAACCTGTTGGGCATGGAAAGAAGCCGGATGGTCAAGCAACCGATAACCCATTTTATCGTCCGCGAGGATGAGGACGTCTACTATCTGCACCGCAAGCAACTCTTTGAGACGGGCGCGCGGCAGGTATGCGAGGTGAGAATCCAGCGCAAGGACGGCTCCCAATTCTGGACGCGGCTGGAGGCGACCATGGTGCAGGGCGGTGAGAGCGAAGCCCCTGCGTGCCGCGTCGCAATGAGCGACATTAACGAACGTAAGCGCCTGGAGCAGGAGCGGCAGGTAATGGAAGCGCACCTGCGGCTCAAGCAGAAGCTCGAGGCCATCGGGACGCTCGCCTGCGGCGTGGCGCACGAAATCAACAACCCCCTCACCGGAATCATGGGTTTCGCGCAGTTGATTTCGGCCAGGATAGACAAGTCCAGCCCCTTGGGCGAATACGCTTCGGAGATCATGCGCCAAACCGAACGCGTGGCAACGATCGTGCGCGCCCTGCTCACCTTCGCCCAGCACGAGGCGCAGTCTCATAGCCCGGCGGACATCCGCGAAATTATCGGGGCCACGTTGTCCCTGATCCACACGGTGATGCCGCGCGACCAGATCACTCTGGAGTTGGACGTTCCCGAGAACATGCCGAGGATCAAGTGCCGCAGTCAGCAGATTCAGCAGGTGCTCATGAACCTGCTCACGAACGCCCGCGACGCCCTGGACGAGAAGTATCCGGCGTGCGATCCGGACAAAATCATCCGGGTGACGACGCAGGTGTTCCAGAAGGACGGAAAAGCGTGGATCCGGACGACGGTGGAAGATCATGGAACAGGAATTTCAAGGGAAGTACAGGAGAAGATGTTTGACCCGTTCTTCACAACCAAGCCGCCGGGCAAGGGCTCGGGGCTGGGGCTGGCAATCAGCCATGGGATTGTGGAGGAGCATGGCGGCGAGTTGCATTGTGAAAGCGAGCCGGGGCAGTGGACGAGGTTTCACCTGGATCTGCCCGTGGACAACGAATAG